From Pirellulales bacterium, the proteins below share one genomic window:
- a CDS encoding ThuA domain-containing protein: MKRRDLLISSAAALGLAQLPLSWAWAADKPKRKILFFTKSGGFEHSSIRRNGDGPSHADKVLTELGKQHNFEVVCTKDGGIFDKDLGEFDAFFFQTQGDICQVGVDKQPAVSPEGKKRLLDAVAAGKGFLASHCGADTCHSPGHDAGGQRQAQTQVDPYIAMVGGEFISHGPQQVARMAITDAKFPGLAGVHDKDSADSFKINDEWYSLKNYADDLHVILVQDTQGMKGKDYERPPYPATWARKHGKGRVFYTSMGHREDVWSDPRFQAIVLGGIGWACGDSEADITPNMKQVTPGAGVMPPA, from the coding sequence ATGAAGCGCCGCGACTTATTGATTTCTTCCGCCGCCGCGTTGGGACTTGCACAGCTGCCACTGTCATGGGCCTGGGCCGCCGATAAGCCGAAGCGCAAGATTCTGTTTTTCACGAAAAGTGGCGGGTTCGAGCACAGCTCGATTCGTCGCAATGGCGACGGGCCTTCACACGCCGACAAGGTACTGACCGAGCTGGGCAAGCAGCACAACTTCGAGGTCGTTTGCACCAAAGACGGCGGCATCTTCGACAAGGACCTCGGTGAGTTCGATGCCTTCTTCTTCCAGACACAGGGAGACATTTGCCAGGTGGGCGTCGACAAGCAACCGGCCGTATCGCCGGAGGGAAAGAAACGGCTGCTCGACGCCGTGGCGGCCGGCAAAGGGTTCCTCGCATCGCATTGCGGCGCCGACACGTGCCACTCGCCGGGCCACGACGCCGGAGGCCAGCGCCAGGCGCAAACGCAGGTCGATCCGTATATCGCCATGGTCGGCGGCGAGTTCATCAGCCACGGCCCGCAGCAGGTCGCGCGCATGGCGATCACCGACGCGAAGTTCCCTGGCCTGGCGGGCGTACACGACAAGGATTCGGCGGATTCGTTCAAGATCAACGACGAATGGTATTCGCTGAAGAACTACGCCGACGATTTGCACGTGATCCTGGTGCAGGACACGCAGGGCATGAAGGGCAAGGACTACGAACGGCCTCCCTATCCGGCAACCTGGGCGCGCAAGCATGGTAAGGGACGCGTTTTCTACACCTCCATGGGACATCGCGAAGACGTGTGGAGCGATCCGCGCTTCCAGGCGATCGTGCTCGGTGGCATCGGCTGGGCCTGCGGCGATTCAGAAGCCGACATCACGCCGAACATGAAGCAAGTCACTCCGGGCGCGGGCGTAATGCCGCCGGCGTAG